A window of Psychroflexus sp. ALD_RP9 contains these coding sequences:
- the ccsA gene encoding cytochrome c biogenesis protein CcsA, whose amino-acid sequence MLQKKLADILFSTKLMAALFIIYAVAMAVGTFVENSYATITAREWIYNAWWFEAIMVFFVINFIGNIFRFKLLRKEKLTTLVFHLSFILILFGAFVTRYFGEEGIMPIQEGELTNKMLSEKTYLTTYIDGEINGEPRRRIQHHPINLGPKISIGKVIETEFNGTPVSFEVVEFIKAAKEGVVPSKDGNLFLKLVESSSGSRHEHFLESGEVVNIHNTLFAFNKQTDGAINITGNNDVGFSINSAFEGDWMRMADQKRGQLIKDSIQNLNLRSLYTVGNMQFVIPEQAIKGKYDLVAIENPNENERDGVKFKVTTPTEIDTISLLGSQGTIEDLKKIQIGGFDIYSRYGSKEVELPFSLKLNDFIAEKQPGTADRGTPSYVSFMSKVEVVDGANSYPYDIYMNHVLDHGGYRFFQASFQPDERGTILSVNNDWWGTWITYVGYFLLYLGLMLIMFDRHSRFGNLRQSLKKVKSKKAKLVSLLILFGLSTSTFAQVENGNVVAEPQPKTEVDSVDVHDNHSSASSVMNMEVEQVNKMIKANAVDENHAAKFGNLVIQDYGGRMKPINTYSSQLLRKLGKQDSYQGLNSDQVLLSMIENPMVWYTAPIISLKAKNDSIHHILDIPEGKEYLSLTQFFNKDGTYKLGSFLEQAYRAKVPNQFQKDFIKADERVNLLFSTLQGEMLRIFPIPNHPNNRWVSYTELEEDRFFANEDTLYTKSILPIYIQSLQKARQTGDYTQAESILTSMNNFQKKYGSEVLPNEDKVEAEILYNKLDIFNKLYKYYLLVGFVMIVFVIVQIFSQSKVNTVIINICKGLLVVLFLSHTAGLILRWYISGHAPWSNAYESMIYVGWATMFFGLAFGRKSDLTMASTAFVASIILFVAHLNWLDPSIGNLQPVLDSYWLMIHVAVIVGSYGPFALSTIIGLLALFLIIATTKNNKKKMKLNIKELTIINELSLTVGLIMLTIGNFLGGQWANESWGRYWGWDPKETWALISIIVYAFVIHMRFVPGLKGMFAFNWAAVIAFGSILMTYFGVNFYLTGLHSYASGDQIISYQFIIISLVIWFVIGFFARRNYKKYFKS is encoded by the coding sequence ATGCTTCAAAAAAAATTAGCTGATATACTTTTCTCTACAAAACTCATGGCTGCTTTGTTCATTATCTATGCAGTTGCTATGGCTGTGGGTACATTTGTCGAAAATTCTTATGCAACAATTACAGCACGAGAATGGATTTACAATGCATGGTGGTTCGAAGCAATCATGGTGTTTTTTGTTATTAATTTTATAGGAAATATCTTTAGATTTAAGCTACTTCGTAAAGAAAAGTTAACCACTTTAGTTTTTCACTTATCTTTTATTTTAATACTATTTGGTGCGTTTGTTACCCGTTATTTTGGTGAAGAAGGTATAATGCCAATTCAAGAAGGCGAACTCACCAATAAAATGCTTTCTGAAAAAACATATCTTACAACATATATCGATGGTGAAATTAATGGTGAACCAAGACGAAGAATCCAACATCACCCCATAAATTTAGGTCCTAAAATTAGCATAGGAAAAGTTATCGAAACTGAATTTAATGGTACTCCAGTTAGCTTTGAAGTTGTCGAGTTTATTAAAGCTGCTAAAGAAGGCGTTGTGCCAAGTAAAGATGGAAACTTGTTTTTAAAGTTAGTAGAATCGAGTAGTGGTAGTCGTCATGAGCATTTTTTAGAATCAGGTGAAGTAGTCAATATTCATAACACTCTGTTTGCATTTAACAAACAAACTGATGGCGCTATTAACATAACAGGCAACAATGATGTTGGTTTTTCAATTAATTCTGCATTTGAAGGCGATTGGATGCGCATGGCAGATCAGAAAAGAGGTCAACTTATTAAAGATTCTATTCAAAACTTAAATTTACGATCGCTTTACACTGTTGGTAATATGCAGTTTGTAATACCAGAACAAGCTATTAAAGGAAAATACGATTTAGTAGCTATTGAAAACCCAAATGAAAATGAACGTGATGGCGTTAAATTTAAAGTAACTACACCAACCGAAATAGATACAATTAGCTTATTAGGTTCTCAAGGTACAATTGAAGATTTAAAGAAAATACAAATAGGCGGATTTGATATTTATTCCCGTTATGGTAGTAAGGAAGTTGAACTTCCATTTTCACTTAAATTAAACGATTTTATTGCTGAAAAACAACCTGGAACTGCAGATCGTGGAACACCAAGTTATGTTTCATTTATGTCTAAAGTTGAAGTTGTTGATGGAGCTAATTCTTATCCTTATGATATTTATATGAATCATGTCTTAGACCATGGAGGTTATCGATTTTTTCAAGCCTCTTTTCAACCCGATGAGCGCGGCACTATTTTGTCTGTTAATAATGATTGGTGGGGAACTTGGATAACTTATGTTGGATATTTTTTACTTTATTTAGGTTTAATGCTTATAATGTTTGATCGCCACTCACGTTTTGGTAATTTGCGTCAATCTCTTAAAAAAGTTAAATCTAAAAAGGCAAAACTAGTAAGCCTTTTAATTTTATTTGGTTTATCAACTTCAACTTTTGCACAAGTTGAAAATGGTAATGTTGTTGCCGAGCCTCAACCAAAAACCGAAGTTGACTCAGTAGATGTTCATGATAATCATTCTTCCGCTTCAAGCGTCATGAATATGGAGGTTGAGCAAGTTAACAAAATGATTAAAGCTAACGCTGTTGATGAAAATCATGCTGCTAAATTTGGTAATTTAGTGATACAAGATTATGGTGGCCGAATGAAACCGATTAATACATATTCATCTCAGTTGCTTCGAAAATTAGGTAAACAAGACTCTTATCAAGGCTTGAATAGTGATCAAGTATTACTATCAATGATAGAAAACCCAATGGTTTGGTACACAGCGCCAATTATTAGTTTAAAGGCAAAAAATGATAGTATACATCATATTTTAGATATTCCTGAAGGCAAAGAGTATTTGTCCTTAACGCAATTTTTTAATAAAGATGGAACTTATAAGTTGGGATCATTTTTAGAACAAGCCTATCGGGCTAAAGTTCCTAATCAATTTCAAAAAGATTTTATAAAAGCCGATGAGCGTGTAAATTTATTGTTTAGCACGTTGCAAGGCGAAATGTTGCGTATTTTTCCTATTCCTAATCACCCAAATAACCGCTGGGTCTCATATACCGAGTTAGAAGAAGATCGATTTTTCGCAAATGAAGATACGCTTTATACAAAAAGTATTTTGCCTATATATATTCAATCACTTCAAAAAGCTAGACAAACTGGAGACTATACACAAGCTGAAAGTATCTTGACTAGCATGAATAATTTTCAGAAGAAATACGGTAGCGAAGTATTACCAAACGAAGATAAAGTTGAAGCTGAAATACTTTATAATAAACTAGATATTTTTAATAAGCTTTACAAGTATTATTTATTGGTTGGCTTTGTGATGATTGTATTTGTAATAGTTCAAATTTTTAGTCAATCTAAAGTTAATACGGTTATTATTAATATTTGTAAAGGTTTACTCGTTGTATTGTTCCTTTCACATACTGCTGGATTAATTTTGCGCTGGTACATTTCAGGACATGCACCATGGAGTAATGCTTATGAGAGTATGATTTATGTAGGTTGGGCAACGATGTTTTTCGGTTTAGCATTTGGTAGAAAAAGTGACTTAACAATGGCGTCAACTGCATTCGTCGCTTCAATTATTTTATTTGTTGCTCATTTAAATTGGTTAGACCCAAGTATTGGTAATTTACAGCCTGTATTAGACTCTTATTGGTTAATGATTCATGTAGCTGTCATTGTTGGTAGTTATGGTCCTTTTGCATTAAGCACAATTATAGGTTTACTTGCGTTGTTTTTGATAATCGCTACAACTAAAAACAATAAGAAAAAGATGAAGCTAAATATAAAAGAGCTCACTATTATTAATGAATTGTCGCTCACTGTTGGTTTAATTATGCTAACCATAGGAAACTTCTTAGGTGGCCAATGGGCCAACGAAAGTTGGGGCCGTTATTGGGGTTGGGATCCTAAAGAAACTTGGGCTTTAATTAGCATTATTGTTTATGCCTTTGTGATTCATATGAGATTTGTTCCTGGTTTAAAAGGCATGTTTGCTTTCAATTGGGCTGCTGTAATTGCTTTTGGTTCTATTTTAATGACGTATTTCGGAGTTAATTTCTACTTAACAGGTCTACATTCTTACGCTAGTGGAGACCAAATTATTAGCTATCAATTTATCATCATAAGTTTAGTGATTTGGTTTGTTATTGGTTTTTTTGCTAGACGGAATTACAAAAAGTATTTTAAATCTTAA
- a CDS encoding Rossmann-like and DUF2520 domain-containing protein, translating to MKQVSIIGTGNVAFHLSQAILKLDQWNLHQVFGRKKSATERLKKDLSSKRIQTIHHLNDLEEVDIVLCCISDDAIQEVVPKLKLQTTLIAHTSGATALQNTAVNNAVFYPLQSFSKLKVLDYQNIPFCLEADSDKNLKLIKDLAGSISTKVYKINSNQRLQLHLAAVFVNNFTNYMVKIGEDLCQQNDIDSAILQPLISETFEKLKQMPAFEAQTGPAKRQDHQSISAHFNLLKNTNYQSLYHNISQHILNDYGKKL from the coding sequence ATGAAGCAAGTTTCTATTATTGGCACAGGAAATGTAGCTTTCCATTTAAGTCAGGCTATTTTAAAACTTGACCAATGGAACTTACATCAGGTTTTTGGTCGCAAAAAATCTGCGACCGAAAGGTTAAAAAAAGATCTATCTTCAAAACGTATTCAGACGATTCATCATTTAAACGATTTAGAAGAAGTAGATATTGTGTTATGTTGTATCAGTGATGATGCCATTCAAGAAGTCGTTCCAAAATTAAAATTGCAAACAACACTTATCGCCCATACATCAGGTGCAACTGCTTTACAAAACACCGCTGTTAATAATGCTGTTTTTTATCCTTTACAAAGTTTTTCTAAATTGAAAGTTTTAGATTATCAAAATATTCCTTTTTGCCTTGAAGCCGATTCAGATAAGAATTTAAAATTAATAAAAGATCTAGCAGGTAGCATTTCAACAAAAGTTTATAAAATAAATTCGAATCAAAGACTACAACTGCATCTTGCGGCTGTTTTCGTGAATAATTTTACCAACTACATGGTTAAAATAGGTGAAGATTTATGTCAACAAAATGATATTGATTCTGCCATCTTGCAACCTTTAATTAGCGAGACCTTTGAAAAGTTAAAACAAATGCCAGCTTTTGAAGCACAAACTGGTCCTGCCAAACGTCAAGATCATCAAAGTATTTCTGCACACTTTAATTTACTTAAAAACACGAATTATCAATCACTATATCATAACATTAGTCAACATATTTTAAACGATTATGGAAAAAAATTATAA
- a CDS encoding KdsC family phosphatase — protein MEKNYKELLNDITTFVFDIDGVLTNGSLQVTSEGFLLRSMNVKDGYALKQALKKGYEILIISGGTNEGVRTRLKDLGITNIHLGINDKVECLEEFLDIYEIKAEQVAYMGDDIPDLYPMKLVGLPCCPQDAVTEVKAVAKYISHHRGGETCVRDLIEQVMKTQDQWEF, from the coding sequence ATGGAAAAAAATTATAAAGAACTACTCAACGATATCACCACCTTTGTTTTTGACATTGATGGCGTTTTAACCAATGGCAGCTTGCAAGTTACTTCTGAAGGCTTTTTACTGCGAAGTATGAATGTAAAAGATGGCTACGCACTAAAACAAGCGCTTAAAAAAGGTTATGAAATTTTAATCATCTCTGGCGGAACTAATGAAGGCGTTAGAACACGATTGAAAGATTTAGGAATTACCAATATTCACCTCGGAATTAATGACAAAGTAGAGTGCTTAGAAGAGTTTTTAGATATTTACGAAATTAAAGCCGAACAAGTGGCTTACATGGGTGATGACATTCCTGATCTTTATCCCATGAAGTTAGTTGGTTTACCATGTTGCCCACAAGATGCAGTAACTGAAGTTAAAGCCGTTGCAAAGTATATTTCACACCATCGTGGTGGAGAAACTTGTGTTAGAGATTTGATTGAACAAGTAATGAAGACTCAAGATCAATGGGAGTTTTAA
- a CDS encoding UbiA family prenyltransferase, whose translation MIIGLQIILRFIFLPAFLIEVHLNTTHFFGLIFGMSLVTSAGYLINDKFDILTDSINHKLKLSAQSLNKKSVVKIYSILNLTGIFLGLYVGVVHSNYLTILSFIVVPFLLFIYAKYLKQQPLIGNLLVSCFIALNVILYLNLEIDLLDFNQLVVKLSWYFALMSLLLHLGRELIKDIEDIKGDYACQMNTLPICIGKNRTRNLVFILLLVLIGLSIMFFNLIFSEQSEILLYAYGLIILPNIILAWLTSQAKSKKSYSRLSSYFKFVSLLGMSLLLVF comes from the coding sequence ATGATTATTGGTTTACAAATAATCTTACGCTTTATTTTTTTACCTGCTTTTTTAATTGAAGTACATCTTAATACCACTCATTTTTTTGGTTTAATTTTTGGTATGAGCTTGGTGACTTCAGCTGGATATTTAATAAATGATAAATTTGATATTTTAACCGACAGTATTAACCACAAACTGAAATTATCAGCTCAAAGTTTAAACAAAAAATCAGTTGTTAAGATTTATAGCATACTAAATTTAACAGGCATTTTTTTGGGGCTTTACGTAGGTGTTGTTCACTCTAACTATTTAACTATCTTAAGCTTTATTGTTGTTCCTTTTTTGCTTTTTATATATGCTAAATACCTCAAACAACAACCATTAATTGGCAATCTCTTAGTGAGCTGTTTCATTGCTTTAAATGTGATTCTTTATCTAAATTTAGAGATTGATTTACTGGATTTTAACCAACTAGTAGTAAAATTAAGTTGGTATTTTGCACTAATGAGTTTATTACTTCATCTTGGTCGTGAACTTATTAAAGACATTGAAGACATAAAAGGAGATTATGCTTGCCAGATGAATACCTTGCCAATTTGTATCGGCAAGAATCGAACAAGAAATCTTGTTTTTATACTTTTACTTGTCTTAATAGGTTTAAGTATTATGTTCTTTAATTTAATTTTTTCAGAACAATCTGAGATTCTTTTATATGCTTATGGCTTAATCATTTTACCAAACATAATTTTAGCTTGGTTAACATCACAGGCAAAATCTAAAAAATCTTACAGTCGCTTGAGTAGTTATTTTAAGTTTGTAAGTTTGCTTGGTATGAGCTTATTACTCGTATTCTAA
- a CDS encoding Maf family nucleotide pyrophosphatase, whose translation MLPLIEKANKIDLILASGSPRRKEILQQLGFKFQVETRPIDEVYPEHLNKTEISDFLAEQKAKAFEDIPSNTIVITGDTIVWHENKALGKPTDYREAVEMLESLSGQTHEVISSLSLKTKKTITTVHETTQVSFKKLDELEISHYINTYLPYDKAGAYGIQEWIGQIGITKIEGSFYNVMGFPTRVFYEALKEVINQSFISK comes from the coding sequence ATGCTGCCACTGATAGAAAAAGCAAATAAAATTGATTTAATTTTAGCTTCTGGGTCACCAAGAAGAAAAGAAATTTTACAACAACTTGGTTTTAAATTTCAGGTAGAAACTAGACCAATAGATGAGGTTTATCCTGAACATTTAAATAAGACAGAAATTAGTGACTTTTTAGCAGAGCAAAAAGCGAAAGCCTTTGAAGACATTCCGTCTAACACTATAGTTATAACTGGCGATACAATTGTTTGGCACGAAAATAAAGCGCTAGGGAAACCTACCGATTATCGTGAAGCTGTAGAGATGCTAGAAAGTCTATCAGGGCAAACACATGAAGTTATTTCATCGCTATCGTTAAAAACAAAAAAGACGATAACTACTGTGCACGAAACGACTCAAGTAAGCTTTAAAAAACTAGACGAGCTCGAAATATCTCACTATATTAACACCTATTTGCCATATGATAAAGCTGGTGCTTATGGCATCCAAGAGTGGATTGGACAAATCGGCATCACTAAAATAGAAGGATCTTTTTACAATGTGATGGGTTTTCCGACTCGCGTTTTTTATGAAGCACTTAAAGAAGTCATAAATCAAAGCTTTATCTCTAAGTGA
- a CDS encoding septum formation inhibitor Maf — MRYLFIVVLSCSMFACNHQSKKTSQNQFSNLNLSEEFKNYWYSGLGEVNTYHLIQSRYNQKRPGRATLIFVTEEFQDNLQVKANQKSAQTTNVLKLNTLKKFNTGIYSYSIMQSIFDPLTQQPHAKKLSFSSQEWCGQVYMQLNNREKFEVMLHSYFQNEGDQDMTISKVALEDEIWTQLRINPFEIKIGKYQMLPSLEFFRLQHNALKPDSVEVSQSEGATQITTKIQYFNFKRQLKIVQDSSFPYTIQNWQVIVNQDTTSAELLKQLQIDYWNKNDNKFLHLRDSLNL; from the coding sequence ATGAGATATTTATTTATTGTTGTTTTGAGTTGCTCTATGTTTGCTTGTAATCATCAATCAAAAAAAACATCTCAAAATCAATTTTCTAACTTAAATCTTTCTGAAGAATTTAAGAATTACTGGTATTCTGGACTTGGTGAAGTCAATACTTATCATCTTATACAATCTAGATACAATCAAAAAAGACCAGGCCGCGCAACACTAATTTTTGTAACTGAAGAGTTTCAGGATAATTTACAAGTTAAGGCAAACCAGAAATCAGCGCAAACTACGAATGTTTTAAAGCTTAATACTCTCAAAAAATTTAATACTGGTATTTACTCATACAGTATTATGCAAAGTATTTTCGATCCATTAACTCAACAGCCTCATGCCAAAAAATTAAGCTTCAGTAGTCAAGAATGGTGTGGTCAGGTTTACATGCAACTCAATAACCGTGAAAAATTTGAAGTAATGCTTCACTCCTATTTTCAAAATGAGGGAGACCAAGACATGACCATAAGCAAAGTTGCTTTAGAAGATGAAATATGGACACAGTTACGTATAAATCCTTTTGAAATTAAAATAGGAAAATACCAAATGTTGCCAAGTCTAGAGTTTTTTAGGCTTCAACACAATGCCTTAAAACCTGATTCAGTTGAAGTTTCTCAAAGTGAAGGCGCTACACAAATTACCACAAAGATTCAATATTTTAATTTTAAAAGACAACTAAAAATCGTACAAGACTCTTCATTCCCTTATACTATTCAAAACTGGCAAGTCATTGTTAATCAAGATACAACATCAGCAGAATTACTAAAGCAGTTACAAATTGATTATTGGAACAAAAATGATAATAAGTTCTTACATTTACGCGACAGTTTAAATTTATAA
- a CDS encoding mechanosensitive ion channel domain-containing protein: MTSEFLEWYLKPIIWTAVTLIILIIFRLILKSSARRIAKKTNKNEGRTRQMAKYINVLVSFIAIFALLLIWGVDYQNIALIFSSVFAVIGIGLFAIWSILSNITSGILMFFYFPFNIGDKIKIHDKEMPIEAVIEDIKAFQLHLRTSENELITYPNNLILQKPISLIEKDVIN, translated from the coding sequence ATGACTTCAGAGTTTTTAGAATGGTATTTAAAACCGATTATTTGGACAGCAGTAACGCTAATTATTTTAATTATTTTTAGGCTAATTCTTAAAAGCTCTGCTAGAAGAATCGCTAAAAAAACTAACAAAAATGAAGGTAGAACACGTCAAATGGCCAAATACATTAATGTTTTGGTTTCGTTTATAGCCATTTTTGCACTTTTGCTTATTTGGGGTGTTGATTACCAAAATATTGCACTAATTTTTTCTTCAGTCTTTGCCGTTATCGGTATTGGCTTATTTGCTATTTGGTCTATTTTAAGCAATATCACTTCTGGGATTCTGATGTTTTTTTACTTCCCGTTTAACATCGGTGATAAAATTAAAATACATGATAAAGAAATGCCAATTGAAGCGGTTATAGAAGATATCAAAGCATTTCAATTACACTTACGCACCAGCGAAAACGAGTTAATCACTTACCCTAATAATTTAATTTTGCAAAAACCTATCAGTTTAATAGAAAAAGATGTCATTAACTAA